In Oscillatoria sp. FACHB-1406, the DNA window CTACGATCGCCTGCCTCAATGCGATCGCGCGGCTAGATTTAGCGACGGGCAATACGCTCAATCGTTGGGGGATTGAAGTTAACGCTAGTTCGGGCTAAGTAGAACGACGGTTGCTGAGTTTAAGCGAGTTCAAGCTTTCGGTAATAACACCTTAAACGTCGAACCGCGATCGACTTGACTGGATACTGCGATCGAACCACCATACCGCAGCAGGATTTGCCGAACGCGAGTTAAACCCAGCCCTACACCCGCTTCGCTGTTATCGGAATTACCGCGCCCGCGATAGAAGCAGTCAAAAATTTTCCCGACTTCCTGGGGTGCAATCCCAATACCGGTATCTTCAAAAGCAAGTTGTACGAAGTCGCCCGATTCCGAAGCGCGAACGCTAACGCTCCCGTTCTGTGGCGTGAAGCGCAAGCTGTTGTTGAGGATGTCGAGGATAATTTGCCGTAAGGAGTTGGGAGGAAAGCGAACGGGTGGCAGTTTGGCGGGAATGGTATAACCGAGTTTAATTCCTTTTTCCATTGCTAGGGGCTGGTACGTGCTGACGATACTGGGGACAAAATCGCCTAGGGGTAATCGTTCTGCGGTTTCGGTTTCGTCCTCGAGTTCGACGAGAGCCTGCATTCCGCCGATGAGGGCGTTTTGGCGATCGCACTCTTGTTGGAGGAGGGCAACATAGCGCTGGCGTTGCACTAATTTGAGAGCGGGAGAGCTTAATAAACTGAGGGCGGTTTTCATGCGCGTTAGCGTGTTGCTCAACTCTTGCAATCCCCGCGCCACGAAAAGCGAGCTAATGGTTTCGGGGGTTTGTTGCCGGGTGAGGGACTCTAAGCGAGAGAGTAAGATCTGGCTGAGGCGCACCGGATCGGGTACGGGATATAACAGTTGTTGGCTTGCCAAGATGCGCGCGTTCCCGATGGGATGGGCTTCGCGGAGCGCAGCTTCTACTGGCGCGATCGTCTTTGCATCTGCGCTCCAGATCAAAGAATACCGTTCCTCGTTCCTTTGTTGAGCGCGCGCGACAATTAGGAGGGATAGCTGCGGCGATCGCGCGAAGAAAAGCCATTCTTCCGGGATTTCGCTCGGCCATGATAGCGCGATCGCGGGGAGTAACAGTTCTCTGGCGCGATCGAGCGCTCCTTCCCCCAGCAGGTAAATCGACTCTGCCGTTCCTTTTTGCGTCCAATAATGCGCGATTTCCTGCCAACATTGGCTTGTTGGCGGCAATTTCAACCATAACGTTACCGTAATTTCGGTTTCCAGCAACAGATCGAGACAAGACGCGATCGCGCTCTCCAGCACCGCACGCGATACTATCGGCGCTCGTACTGACTCGCCTAATGCCAGTTCGTACAACGAAAATACTGAACTCGATCGCCCGTTCATTTATTGCTCACCCGTACTTTTACCCATTGTTGGTTAATATTTATTATATTTCTGTTACCTTCTGAAATAATTTTTAGAACTAAAAACCAGTAAGCCGCCTTTCTTGCAATAATAATTTACGTTTTTTGACGCTTTTACTCTCAAAAACTGGTTAAACTAGAAAAAGTTAAATCGAGGAAGAAAAGCATGAATTCTCTTGCTAGCAACCGCTCCGAACGAATCAACTGGCAAACCATCGTTTTATTTTCCTTGGGATTTTGGATGAGTGGTAGCTTACTCTTAGATTTTGTCATTGTTCCTGGTTTATTTGCGACCGGAATGATGTCGGATTCTGGGTTCGCAAGCGCGGGTTATACAATCTTTGGTCTATTCAATCGTATCGAACTCCTGTGCGGCGCATTAGTTCTCACGGGTATCTTAACCCTGCGGAATCGCCAACTTCTCCCTTCCCACTCGCAACGCTGGGCAGTTCCCCTATCTGTCCTCTTGCTAACCATTGCCATTATCTATACCTACATTTTTACCCCGCAACTGAGCAGCTTGGGACTGCAACTCAACTTATTTGAAACCAGTAGCGGAATGTCTCCTGCAATGGCAGGAATGCACGGCGCTTACTGGGTAGCAGAATTGGTGAAGTTAGTCGTTGGGGCAACTTTATTGCGCTGGTGTTACCGCAGTTCTTGTTCGTTAGTGTAGCAATTTGAGTTTAAATTGCACTAACTTTTTAGGAATGTCTTAGCGGGAATATAAACCCCTTAAAAGCTTTCATCAAAACCCCTCTTTCAGATCTGGAAGAGGGGTTTTAGGTTCCCTTCCAAATCTTTACTCCCGATGCCACAAGGTCACGCCGCCCGGTTTATCAATTAATAATACGCCCTGCGCCTTTAATTCGTCGCGGATGCGATCGGCTTCTGCGAAATTCTTAGCCCCCTTAGCAGCAGTACGACGCGCGATCGCGTCCTCAATTTCTGCCTCGCCCAACCCAGATTTTACCTCGGTTTCTGCTTCTAATTCCGCTGCCAATCCCAACACCGACGACAACTCAACTAACGTTCGCCACTGCCCTTCCAAAACTTCGGCGGGCGTTTCCGTTTTACCTTCATGGACGAGTAAATTCCCTTCTTTTCGCAACTCCTTCGCAACTTCAAATAAGACCGCGAGGCCGCCCGCAAAATTTAAATCGTCATCCGTCGCTTCGGCAAAACGTTCCTGTAAAGCTTCGTTCGTTTTATCGCCGTTCCAGCCCAACTTTTCCCCATACCGCTGTCCGAATAACAATCCCTCTCGCAGCGTGTGCCAGCCATTTGTTGCCGCTTCCAACGCTTCGGGCGTGAAATCTAAAGGATTGCGATAGTGAGTTTGTAAGATAAATAAACGCACTGCCATCGGATCGACAATTTCGGAAATTACCGAACCTTTACCATCGAGTAAATCGCGAATCGTGGTGAAATTTCCCAACGATTTAGACATTTTTTCGCCACCAACGCGCACCATACCGCTGTGCATCCAATACCGGGCTAAAGGTTTGCCCGTCGCCGCTTCCGATTGGGCGATTTCGTTTTCGTGGTGGGGGAAAATTAAATCGCTACCGCCGACGTGAATATCGATCGTTTCGCCGAGGCGATCGCGTACCATAGCAGAACATTCGATATGCCATCCCGGACGGCCCGCCCCCCAAGGCGACTCCCAAGACGGTTCGCCCGGTTTTGAACCCTTCCAGAGGGCGAAATCAAAGGGATCCTGCTTCTTTGCTTCCTCGGGATCTTGCACTTCCACTCTCCCGCTTGCCCCGGCTTGCATTTCCTCGAACTTGCGCCCGGATAGCTTGCCGTAGTCGGCAAATTTCCGCACCGAGTAGTAAACGTCGCCACCGGAAGGATAGGCGTAACCCTTCGCTTCTAACTCCGTTACCAAGCGTTTAATTCCGTTGAGGGTATGCGTAGCGCGCGGGTAAGCATCCGCCTTACCAATCTGCAAGCGTTCTAAATCTTCAAAATAGGCGGCGATGAAACGTTCGGCTACTGCTTCCATCGACGTTTCTTCGGTGCGCGCGCGCTTGAGAATTTTATCGTCGATATCGGTAAAATTTTGAATGTATGTCACCTCAAACCCGCGCCATTGAAGGTAGCGGCGCGCTACATCCCACACCAAGCACGTCCGCGCATGACCGAGATGGCAGTAATCGTAGGCGGTAATCCCGCAGCAGTACATTCGCACCTTATTCGATTCGAGCGGTTGAAAGGCTTCTTTGCGACGAGTGAGGGTGTTGTAGAGGGCGATCATTTCAATTATTAGTTATTAGTTATAGGGCGCTGTTATCGCGATCGCGTCTGTCAAGATAAGATAATGTCACCAAAAATTTGGGTTTAGAGCTACATCCTTCTAGGACGGCTTTTTCAATATCTGTGATAGAATAGCATACGTCAGACCAAGCGACGTAACCATGTTGGTACTTGAGGCAAAACTTGAGGGATTGAAAGAGCAGTATGGCAAGCTTGATGAAGCTATTCGCACTGCTCGTTTTGTCCGCAATTCTTGCCTGAGATACTGGATGGATAACCGCGATATCGGACGATACGATTTGAGTGCATATTGTGCTGTTTTAGCGAAAGAATTTGCTTGGGCAGGTCAACTCAACTCTCAAGCTAGACAAGCTTCGGCTGAAAAAGCATGGTCGGCAATTGCCAGATTCTTTAATAACTGCAAAAAGAACAAACCAGGGAAAAAGGGCTATCCAAAATTCAAAAAAGAACAGACTCATGGTTCTGTTGAGTACAAAGCCACGGGCTGGAAACTTTCTGAAGACAGAAGATACATCACTTTTACTGATGGGTTTGGTGCAGGTATTTTCAAGATGTGGGGTAGTCGCGATTTGCATTTCTATCAGTTGAAGCAAATCAAACGAGTCAGAGTGGTTCATCGTGCAGATGGCTACTATGTTCAGTTTTGCATCAACCAAGAAAGGCTTGAGAAAAAAGAACCAACCTTTAAAACTATTGGTCTTGATGTTGGACTGACTAATTTTTACGCCGATAGTAATGGGCAAACAGTTGAAAACCCAAAGCATCTGAGAAAGAGCGAGAAGTTGCTTAAACGTCTTTCTCGTCGTCTGTCTAAGACCCAAAAAGGGTCGAAAAATCGAGCTAAGTTTAGAAATAGACTGGCAAGAAAGTGCCTCAAAGTAAGCACCATCCAACGTAAAGATTTTGCTGTGAAGTTGGCAAGATGCGTAGTCCAGTCTAACGACTTGGTGGCTTATGAAGATCTGAGGGTGAGGAATATGATTAAAAATCGGCATTTGGCTAAATCTATTAGCGATGCCGCCGGGACAACTTTCCGTACTTGGACTGCAAGCGAAATCTACGCGATCGCTACTCCCAATCAACGATCGACAAGATCGACGGTACTTGCCCAAAGCGCTTAAATAAGGACTTAGGTCATTAGCGCGAAGGTTACTTTCATCGAATGTTGGAGATTCTTCCCCTAATTTCAGCAACTTTCAGCATTCACTCTATTCTTTATTCACTATTCACTCACTATGTCATCTGTTGAATCTCGCGCTGCCGCTACAGAAATGGATTCTTCCAAGCACGGTTTACCCGTAACCATTATTACGGGATTTTTGGGAAGCGGTAAAACCACATTGCTCAATCATATTTTATCCAATCAAGAGGGTTTAAAAACGGCAGTTCTCGTCAATGAGTTCGGAGAAATTGGCATCGATAACGAACTGATTGTCACCACCGATGAAAATATGGTGGAGTTGAGCAATGGCTGTATTTGTTGCACGATTAACGAAGATTTAGTTGATGCCGTTTATCGCGTTCTCGAACGGGAAGATAAGATCGATTATTTAGTGGTAGAAACGACGGGGCTGGCGGATCCGTTGCCGGTGGCGCTGACATTTTTAGGCACGGAGTTGCGCGATATGACGCGCTTGGACTCGATCGTTACAGTCGTCGATTCAGAAAATTTTAGCTTAGATTTATTTAATAGCGAAGCTGCCTACAGTCAAATCGCCTACGGCGATGCGATTATTTTAAATAAGATCGACTTGGTGGATGAAGGCGATGTCGATTCTTTAGAAATTAGAATTCGCAGCATTAAATCCGATGCCAGAATTCTGCGATCGAAAAATGCGGAAGTGCCGCTGCCGTTAATTTTAAGTGTGGGTTTGTTTGATTCCGATCGCTATTTTAATGAAGAAGCAGAGGATGCGCACGGACATCATCACGACCATCATCACGACCACGACCACGACCACGATTGCCACGATCCTC includes these proteins:
- a CDS encoding ATP-binding protein; this translates as MNGRSSSVFSLYELALGESVRAPIVSRAVLESAIASCLDLLLETEITVTLWLKLPPTSQCWQEIAHYWTQKGTAESIYLLGEGALDRARELLLPAIALSWPSEIPEEWLFFARSPQLSLLIVARAQQRNEERYSLIWSADAKTIAPVEAALREAHPIGNARILASQQLLYPVPDPVRLSQILLSRLESLTRQQTPETISSLFVARGLQELSNTLTRMKTALSLLSSPALKLVQRQRYVALLQQECDRQNALIGGMQALVELEDETETAERLPLGDFVPSIVSTYQPLAMEKGIKLGYTIPAKLPPVRFPPNSLRQIILDILNNSLRFTPQNGSVSVRASESGDFVQLAFEDTGIGIAPQEVGKIFDCFYRGRGNSDNSEAGVGLGLTRVRQILLRYGGSIAVSSQVDRGSTFKVLLPKA
- a CDS encoding DUF4149 domain-containing protein, with product MNSLASNRSERINWQTIVLFSLGFWMSGSLLLDFVIVPGLFATGMMSDSGFASAGYTIFGLFNRIELLCGALVLTGILTLRNRQLLPSHSQRWAVPLSVLLLTIAIIYTYIFTPQLSSLGLQLNLFETSSGMSPAMAGMHGAYWVAELVKLVVGATLLRWCYRSSCSLV
- the cysS gene encoding cysteine--tRNA ligase; this translates as MIALYNTLTRRKEAFQPLESNKVRMYCCGITAYDYCHLGHARTCLVWDVARRYLQWRGFEVTYIQNFTDIDDKILKRARTEETSMEAVAERFIAAYFEDLERLQIGKADAYPRATHTLNGIKRLVTELEAKGYAYPSGGDVYYSVRKFADYGKLSGRKFEEMQAGASGRVEVQDPEEAKKQDPFDFALWKGSKPGEPSWESPWGAGRPGWHIECSAMVRDRLGETIDIHVGGSDLIFPHHENEIAQSEAATGKPLARYWMHSGMVRVGGEKMSKSLGNFTTIRDLLDGKGSVISEIVDPMAVRLFILQTHYRNPLDFTPEALEAATNGWHTLREGLLFGQRYGEKLGWNGDKTNEALQERFAEATDDDLNFAGGLAVLFEVAKELRKEGNLLVHEGKTETPAEVLEGQWRTLVELSSVLGLAAELEAETEVKSGLGEAEIEDAIARRTAAKGAKNFAEADRIRDELKAQGVLLIDKPGGVTLWHRE
- a CDS encoding GTP-binding protein, whose protein sequence is MSSVESRAAATEMDSSKHGLPVTIITGFLGSGKTTLLNHILSNQEGLKTAVLVNEFGEIGIDNELIVTTDENMVELSNGCICCTINEDLVDAVYRVLEREDKIDYLVVETTGLADPLPVALTFLGTELRDMTRLDSIVTVVDSENFSLDLFNSEAAYSQIAYGDAIILNKIDLVDEGDVDSLEIRIRSIKSDARILRSKNAEVPLPLILSVGLFDSDRYFNEEAEDAHGHHHDHHHDHDHDHDCHDPHCENPEHHHHDHDHDHHHHHHHSNHLENDGFTSISFRSDKPLDIRKFQSFLDNQLPSNVFRAKGILWFQESPNRHIFHLSGKRFSIDDDDWGNKPRNNQLVLIGQDLDHQKLREQLEACVIPI